Proteins encoded together in one Mycolicibacter minnesotensis window:
- a CDS encoding thiol-disulfide oxidoreductase DCC family protein — protein MPDDHAMPVLLYDGVCGICNRSVQTILRFDRRGTLRFAALDSDFARSVIERHPGLQDLDSMVFVQNPDRPDERIAVRSAAALQVLSYLGGPFRLLLAARLIPAGLRDWLYDRFAAIRYRLGGRHDTCPVPSPDVRSRFLDV, from the coding sequence ATGCCCGACGATCACGCTATGCCGGTGTTGCTCTACGACGGCGTCTGCGGAATCTGCAATCGATCGGTCCAGACGATCCTGCGGTTCGACCGGCGGGGCACGCTGCGATTTGCGGCACTAGACAGTGACTTCGCTCGCAGCGTCATCGAGCGCCATCCGGGTCTGCAGGATCTCGACTCGATGGTCTTCGTGCAGAACCCTGACCGGCCCGATGAGCGAATCGCTGTGCGGTCGGCTGCGGCTCTGCAGGTGCTGAGCTATCTCGGTGGCCCCTTTCGGCTGCTGCTGGCGGCGCGCCTGATTCCGGCAGGACTGCGTGATTGGCTCTACGACCGCTTCGCCGCGATCCGCTACCGGCTCGGTGGCCGCCATGACACCTGTCCGGTGCCGTCTCCCGACGTGCGTTCCCGCTTTCTGGACGTCTAG
- a CDS encoding PhzF family phenazine biosynthesis protein, producing the protein MVLLDGPAETSWMQAVAAEFNHPATAFIGPADAGSGPRALRWFSPVAELALCGSGTLASAHVLGGEQSFQAGSRLLSCTTDADGAISMGFPADPVRGESPTPELVAGLPQVSIRSVWRGNLDVVVEAGSAAEVRALQPDTASLAKVDARAIVVTAAGDGGADVVSRVFAPRFGVPEDPVTGSAHCTLAALWGPRLGVEEFSAEQASGRGGELRVRCDGDRVILIGHAVTVLHGELRR; encoded by the coding sequence GTGGTGCTGCTGGATGGCCCGGCCGAGACCTCGTGGATGCAGGCGGTGGCGGCAGAGTTCAACCACCCGGCAACAGCTTTCATCGGACCAGCCGATGCTGGGTCCGGTCCACGAGCTCTGCGGTGGTTCAGCCCGGTGGCCGAATTGGCGTTGTGCGGCTCGGGAACCCTGGCCAGTGCGCATGTCCTGGGCGGGGAGCAGTCCTTCCAGGCGGGCTCCCGGTTGCTGTCGTGCACGACGGATGCCGATGGTGCGATCAGTATGGGATTTCCGGCGGATCCGGTGCGCGGCGAGTCGCCGACACCGGAGCTGGTGGCGGGCTTGCCCCAGGTGAGCATCCGGTCGGTGTGGCGGGGAAACCTGGATGTGGTTGTGGAGGCCGGATCGGCCGCCGAGGTCCGTGCGCTGCAACCGGACACGGCGTCGTTAGCGAAGGTTGATGCCCGCGCGATCGTGGTGACGGCGGCCGGTGACGGCGGCGCCGACGTCGTGAGCCGGGTGTTCGCGCCCCGATTCGGAGTGCCCGAGGATCCGGTGACCGGATCAGCGCACTGCACTCTGGCCGCGCTGTGGGGACCGCGCCTGGGGGTGGAGGAGTTCTCGGCCGAGCAGGCCTCAGGGCGCGGCGGTGAACTGCGGGTTCGCTGTGACGGCGACCGGGTCATCTTGATCGGTCACGCCGTGACCGTCCTGCACGGCGAGCTTCGCCGTTAG
- a CDS encoding DUF3068 domain-containing protein, whose product MNRAIMMRIAACAVMGLGAALMVAAMLLSTYTVGKIAKIPLDIDVTLIGNGSGAALDPESLGGEHAIVDQDVPLVSQQQITVESPANADVVTLQVGSSLRRADRQREAGLLLAIVDTVTLNRTTAQAISDDTHPGGSVQRPRNFEDEAPPTNIALPHEGLTYRFPFETKKQSYEYFDPIAQKAYEANYEAEDDVNGLTTYRFVQNVGYDSDGRLAEPVRYPSLYGHDEDGEITAPGRIWNIEGADPDEDVTMTRYYAAQRTMWVDPVSGTIVKSKVHANHYYARDPLQPEVALADYTVTSAEETIEAQVNAARNERDRFALWSRILPITFAAAGLICLIGGVLIGWFSLPAEAALARAGRDGSEGGFFGGFAPKAPMAERPSGAEAETEKLPTQRPQLDRPAGPPESSPSDSVPDQP is encoded by the coding sequence GTGAACCGAGCAATCATGATGCGTATCGCGGCATGCGCAGTCATGGGCCTCGGCGCCGCCCTGATGGTCGCGGCAATGTTGCTGTCCACCTACACGGTGGGCAAGATCGCCAAGATCCCGCTGGACATCGATGTCACCCTGATCGGCAACGGCAGCGGCGCCGCACTGGACCCGGAGTCCCTCGGTGGTGAACACGCCATCGTCGATCAGGACGTCCCCCTGGTATCCCAGCAGCAGATCACCGTCGAGTCGCCTGCCAATGCCGACGTGGTGACCCTGCAGGTCGGCTCGTCGTTGCGGCGCGCTGACCGGCAGAGGGAAGCCGGCCTGCTGCTCGCGATCGTCGACACCGTGACCCTGAACCGTACGACCGCGCAGGCCATCTCCGATGACACTCACCCGGGTGGCTCGGTGCAGCGGCCGCGCAACTTCGAAGACGAAGCTCCGCCCACCAACATCGCACTGCCTCACGAGGGACTGACGTACCGGTTCCCGTTCGAGACCAAGAAGCAGTCCTACGAGTACTTCGACCCGATCGCGCAGAAGGCATATGAGGCCAACTACGAGGCCGAGGACGACGTCAACGGGCTGACCACCTACCGGTTTGTGCAGAACGTCGGCTACGACAGTGACGGCAGGCTGGCCGAGCCGGTCCGTTACCCCTCGCTGTACGGCCACGACGAAGACGGTGAGATCACCGCCCCCGGCCGGATCTGGAACATCGAGGGCGCCGACCCCGACGAGGACGTCACGATGACGCGGTACTACGCCGCGCAGCGGACGATGTGGGTGGACCCGGTCTCGGGCACCATCGTGAAGTCGAAGGTGCACGCCAACCACTACTACGCCCGCGATCCGCTCCAGCCGGAGGTCGCGCTGGCCGACTACACGGTCACCAGCGCCGAGGAGACCATCGAAGCGCAGGTCAACGCGGCCCGCAACGAGCGCGACCGGTTCGCGCTGTGGTCCCGCATCCTGCCGATCACCTTCGCCGCCGCGGGGTTGATCTGCCTGATCGGAGGGGTGCTGATCGGCTGGTTCAGCCTGCCGGCCGAGGCCGCTCTGGCCCGTGCCGGTCGCGATGGCTCCGAAGGTGGGTTCTTCGGTGGATTCGCACCCAAGGCACCGATGGCAGAACGTCCTTCCGGAGCTGAGGCTGAGACCGAGAAGCTGCCGACGCAACGTCCCCAGCTGGACCGCCCGGCGGGGCCACCGGAATCGAGCCCCTCGGATTCGGTTCCCGACCAGCCGTAG
- a CDS encoding acyltransferase family protein, giving the protein MKQQVGGARSFLPAVEGMRACAAIGVVITHVAFQTGHSSGISGRLWGRFDMAVAVFFALSGFLLWRGHAAAARGLRPTPPTGHYLRSRVVRILPAYLVSVVVILALLPDAGGASLTVWLANLTLTQIYIPLTLTPGLTQMWSLAVEVSFYLMLPFLAWGARRLPVRARIPAIAGLALLSLGWGFLRIHTPVGVNPLNWAPAYGCWFGAGMLLAEWVYTPVGWVHRLARRRLPMAGVTLVAFLVAASPLAGPEGLTSATVGQFIVRTAMGGVLAWSLLAPLVLDRPDVRHRFLGSAPMVTLGRWSYGIFIWHLAALDMVFPVIGRFAFTGVMAVVLALTMAFTVAIAAVSYALVEQPCREKLRGWETRHPTVRGEGAQAALPDGVYSAASLVNSGVP; this is encoded by the coding sequence ATGAAACAGCAGGTGGGTGGCGCACGCAGCTTCCTGCCCGCTGTCGAGGGTATGCGCGCCTGCGCGGCAATCGGGGTGGTCATCACCCACGTCGCGTTTCAGACCGGACATTCGTCGGGCATCAGCGGCCGGTTGTGGGGCCGCTTCGACATGGCGGTGGCGGTGTTCTTCGCGCTGAGCGGATTCCTGCTGTGGCGGGGCCATGCGGCGGCTGCCCGTGGGCTGCGTCCCACGCCGCCCACCGGGCATTACCTGAGGTCGAGGGTGGTGAGGATCCTGCCGGCCTACCTGGTGTCGGTGGTGGTGATACTGGCGCTGCTGCCCGATGCGGGCGGGGCCAGCTTGACCGTCTGGCTGGCGAATCTCACGCTGACGCAGATCTACATTCCGTTGACGCTGACGCCGGGACTGACCCAGATGTGGAGCCTGGCGGTCGAGGTCAGCTTCTATCTGATGCTGCCGTTCTTGGCCTGGGGGGCCCGCCGGCTACCGGTTCGTGCCCGGATCCCGGCGATCGCGGGATTGGCGCTGCTGAGCCTGGGGTGGGGTTTTCTGCGGATCCACACACCGGTCGGGGTGAACCCGCTGAACTGGGCGCCCGCCTACGGCTGCTGGTTCGGGGCGGGCATGTTGCTGGCCGAGTGGGTCTACACCCCGGTCGGCTGGGTGCACCGGCTGGCGCGTCGGCGGCTGCCGATGGCAGGCGTGACCCTGGTGGCGTTTCTGGTGGCGGCGTCACCGCTGGCAGGGCCGGAAGGGTTGACCTCGGCCACGGTCGGCCAGTTCATCGTGCGTACCGCCATGGGCGGTGTGCTGGCGTGGTCGCTGCTGGCCCCGCTGGTGCTGGATCGCCCCGACGTGCGGCACCGGTTCTTGGGCAGTGCGCCGATGGTGACGTTGGGTCGTTGGTCCTACGGAATCTTCATCTGGCACCTGGCGGCGCTGGACATGGTGTTCCCGGTGATCGGCCGTTTCGCGTTCACCGGGGTCATGGCGGTCGTGCTGGCGCTGACGATGGCCTTCACCGTCGCGATCGCCGCGGTCAGTTACGCCTTGGTGGAGCAGCCGTGCCGCGAGAAGCTACGCGGCTGGGAGACTCGGCACCCGACGGTACGTGGCGAGGGCGCTCAGGCGGCCCTGCCGGACGGGGTGTACTCGGCCGCGTCGCTGGTGAATTCGGGCGTTCCGTAG
- a CDS encoding oxygenase MpaB family protein has product MSTHYPELHERVRRQAELLPELYGGLDFDVQPYRTTTDPNDVASLPGKPETRAKLLADEAAVELITTATWLGDVVSDSYAALMGQYSVSTLIGMLKQACRQGIDTVPDAPPELAAFIADMESTPDWLDMDLVHKGAEHSRLPMALLAPFVVRGAFIATFLNTYAALPMALTGALSGKRAAGRVNETTSFFAVTTLPGALDRYGPGFEAAAMVRLMHSMVRFNALKRSPKWDIGIYGLPIPQIDQMPAGMINLFVLAMDARRQGRTEFTSSERAQVEFTRYRCVLLGLPEEMLPTTPDEIIRVFSARAALLRDDFDDSTCGELVRSTMAAYLRQENTLSERIADAVEKSYSKAFFVKTFCGGKRDVAAKMSVTLSAGDYLRIALTAPFVTGRLLLVQQAVRIPGLRGPTNAYVLRLLKKRLKAYGTPEFTSDAAEYTPSGRAA; this is encoded by the coding sequence ATGTCCACGCACTACCCCGAGCTCCACGAGCGCGTCCGCCGTCAGGCCGAGCTGCTGCCCGAGCTCTACGGTGGCCTGGACTTCGATGTGCAGCCCTACCGCACCACGACCGACCCCAACGACGTCGCGTCGCTGCCGGGCAAGCCCGAAACCCGAGCAAAGCTGCTGGCCGACGAGGCCGCCGTCGAGCTGATCACCACGGCCACCTGGCTGGGCGACGTGGTGTCAGACTCCTACGCGGCACTGATGGGCCAGTACAGCGTCAGCACCCTGATCGGCATGCTCAAGCAGGCTTGCCGGCAAGGTATCGACACGGTGCCCGACGCCCCGCCGGAGTTGGCCGCGTTCATCGCCGACATGGAGTCCACACCGGACTGGCTGGACATGGACCTGGTGCACAAGGGCGCCGAGCACTCCCGGCTCCCGATGGCTCTGCTGGCACCGTTCGTGGTCCGCGGCGCATTCATCGCGACCTTCCTCAACACCTACGCCGCGCTGCCGATGGCGCTGACCGGCGCACTGTCGGGCAAGCGTGCCGCCGGACGGGTCAACGAGACCACCAGTTTCTTCGCGGTCACCACGCTGCCGGGCGCGCTGGACCGGTACGGACCGGGCTTTGAGGCGGCCGCCATGGTGCGGCTGATGCACTCGATGGTCCGGTTCAACGCACTCAAGCGCTCCCCGAAGTGGGACATCGGCATCTACGGGCTGCCGATTCCGCAGATCGACCAGATGCCGGCCGGGATGATCAACCTCTTCGTGCTGGCGATGGACGCCCGTCGCCAGGGACGTACGGAGTTCACGTCGAGCGAGCGCGCCCAGGTCGAGTTCACCCGCTACCGCTGCGTTCTCCTGGGCCTGCCCGAGGAGATGCTGCCGACCACACCCGACGAGATCATCCGCGTGTTCAGTGCCCGCGCTGCGCTGCTGCGCGACGACTTCGACGACTCCACCTGCGGGGAGCTGGTCCGTTCGACGATGGCCGCCTACCTGCGGCAAGAGAACACCTTGAGTGAGCGTATCGCCGACGCGGTCGAAAAGAGCTACAGCAAAGCCTTTTTCGTCAAGACGTTCTGCGGTGGAAAACGCGACGTCGCCGCCAAGATGAGTGTCACCCTCAGTGCGGGTGACTATCTGCGGATCGCCCTGACGGCACCGTTTGTGACCGGCCGCCTCCTGCTGGTGCAACAGGCCGTACGCATCCCCGGCCTGCGCGGCCCGACCAACGCCTACGTACTCCGACTGCTCAAGAAGCGGCTCAAGGCCTACGGAACGCCCGAATTCACCAGCGACGCGGCCGAGTACACCCCGTCCGGCAGGGCCGCCTGA
- a CDS encoding TetR/AcrR family transcriptional regulator: MAGPAVVKVGEPVSGTAGAILDAARVEFARHAFRRANIDSVAQRAGVSRRTLYRHFPTKEALFEQLVETDTQALFVELGQAARAQDAAGAIVECFTLAMRRITESPLATAIIETEPELLVGINTPSGEKALLRASHLVAATLRLCGVTMPDDTVLTAAEILVRLVGSLLTNRAGVLDINDTAAVREYAQTYLARLVW; this comes from the coding sequence ATGGCCGGTCCGGCAGTAGTCAAGGTCGGCGAACCCGTGAGTGGCACGGCGGGCGCCATCCTCGACGCCGCCCGGGTGGAGTTCGCGCGGCATGCGTTTCGCCGAGCCAACATCGATTCGGTCGCCCAGCGTGCCGGCGTGAGCCGGCGAACGTTGTACCGGCACTTCCCCACCAAGGAAGCGCTCTTCGAACAGCTCGTGGAGACCGATACCCAGGCCCTCTTTGTCGAGCTGGGCCAGGCCGCCCGGGCGCAGGACGCCGCAGGTGCAATCGTGGAGTGCTTCACCCTGGCGATGCGCCGCATCACCGAAAGCCCGCTGGCCACCGCGATCATCGAGACCGAGCCGGAACTGCTCGTCGGCATCAACACGCCCAGCGGCGAAAAAGCGCTGCTGCGTGCCAGTCACCTGGTCGCTGCGACGCTGCGGCTGTGTGGCGTGACCATGCCCGACGACACGGTCCTGACCGCCGCGGAGATCTTGGTGCGCCTGGTGGGATCACTGCTCACCAACCGCGCGGGTGTGCTCGATATCAACGACACCGCCGCCGTCCGGGAATACGCGCAGACCTACCTGGCCCGCCTGGTCTGGTGA